The Sporomusaceae bacterium genome window below encodes:
- a CDS encoding ACT domain-containing protein yields MIIKQISVFLENKPGTLAEVLSVLDRHNINLRAMSVADTADFGILRLVVNEPDKVEQALKGASLAVKTTPVLAMKVSDKPGGLLAEVKKLTTAGINIEYVYAFAAPAAEEARVVLKVDDLAKAEKVLKGDKAAEGGEGPNFYW; encoded by the coding sequence ATGATCATCAAGCAAATCTCGGTTTTCCTCGAGAACAAGCCGGGGACACTGGCAGAGGTGCTGTCCGTGCTGGACCGCCACAACATCAATCTCCGGGCCATGTCGGTGGCCGACACCGCCGACTTTGGCATCCTCAGGCTGGTGGTCAACGAACCCGACAAAGTCGAACAGGCCCTCAAGGGTGCAAGCCTTGCCGTCAAGACGACGCCGGTGCTGGCCATGAAGGTTTCCGACAAGCCGGGCGGGCTGCTCGCCGAAGTGAAAAAACTGACCACCGCCGGCATCAACATCGAGTATGTCTATGCTTTTGCCGCCCCGGCCGCCGAGGAGGCGCGGGTCGTACTGAAGGTCGACGATCTCGCCAAGGCCGAGAAGGTCCTAAAAGGCGACAAGGCCGCCGAAGGCGGCGAGGGGCCGAACTTCTACTGGTGA
- the larA gene encoding nickel-dependent lactate racemase yields the protein MAQFSLPFGDGTVAISLPAARQIQVVDGKPAPAVADVAAAVRQALARPIGAPPLGELVAAGERVAVVASDLTRGSLRHDLFLPVLLDELNTAGVPDNDITLVVALGAHRRHTHEENVATYGRETVGRVHIEQSFAQDEAEFVRIGATSRGVTARISRHVAAADKVILTGGIAYHPMAGFAGGRKSVVPGVASYGTIQANHRFCLNDTAGGGVNPLCGSGLLAGNPLHEDQMEIAALLAPAFLLNVIPAPGGGHAGFVAGHWRAAWEEGCRQVAAIYGVPVRARTDLVVASAGGYPKDINFYQATKATENALAACKEDGVVIAFMECRNIAEPPDFSGWFDISSLFDRERALRERFTVPGYVALKTGFDARRIQHIIVTRPENRAFIEKAGMTPAADFAAALALAEARIGRDGYTATVMPHAADTLPLPAG from the coding sequence ATGGCTCAATTCTCTCTCCCCTTCGGCGACGGTACGGTGGCGATCTCACTGCCGGCCGCGCGGCAAATCCAGGTGGTGGACGGCAAACCGGCGCCGGCAGTGGCCGACGTGGCCGCCGCCGTGCGTCAGGCGCTCGCCCGTCCTATCGGCGCGCCGCCTCTCGGCGAATTGGTGGCGGCCGGCGAACGGGTGGCCGTCGTAGCCAGCGACCTGACCCGCGGCAGCCTGCGGCATGACCTGTTCCTGCCTGTGCTGCTCGACGAACTCAACACCGCCGGCGTCCCCGACAACGACATCACGCTCGTCGTCGCCCTGGGGGCCCACCGTCGCCATACTCATGAGGAAAACGTCGCCACCTACGGCCGGGAAACGGTCGGCCGCGTCCATATCGAGCAAAGTTTCGCCCAGGACGAGGCCGAATTCGTCCGCATCGGCGCCACCTCCCGCGGGGTCACGGCCAGAATCAGCCGCCACGTCGCCGCCGCCGACAAAGTCATCCTCACCGGCGGCATCGCCTACCATCCCATGGCGGGCTTCGCGGGCGGCCGGAAAAGCGTCGTGCCGGGGGTGGCGAGCTACGGCACCATCCAAGCCAATCATCGCTTCTGCCTGAACGACACGGCCGGCGGCGGCGTCAACCCCCTGTGCGGCAGCGGTCTGCTGGCCGGCAACCCACTGCACGAAGACCAGATGGAAATAGCCGCCCTGCTTGCGCCCGCCTTCCTGCTCAACGTCATCCCCGCGCCCGGCGGCGGCCACGCCGGCTTCGTGGCCGGCCACTGGCGCGCCGCGTGGGAAGAGGGCTGCCGGCAGGTGGCCGCCATTTACGGCGTGCCTGTCCGCGCGCGGACCGACCTTGTCGTTGCCTCGGCCGGCGGCTATCCCAAGGACATCAACTTCTATCAGGCCACCAAAGCCACCGAGAACGCGCTCGCGGCCTGCAAAGAGGACGGCGTCGTCATCGCCTTCATGGAATGCCGCAATATCGCCGAACCGCCCGACTTCAGCGGCTGGTTCGACATATCCTCGCTCTTCGACCGGGAACGGGCGCTGAGGGAACGATTTACCGTGCCGGGCTACGTGGCCTTGAAAACCGGCTTCGACGCCCGGCGTATCCAACATATAATCGTTACCCGGCCCGAAAACCGGGCTTTTATCGAAAAAGCGGGCATGACGCCGGCGGCCGACTTCGCCGCCGCCCTGGCGCTCGCCGAAGCCCGCATCGGGCGCGACGGCTACACCGCCACCGTCATGCCCCACGCCGCCGACACCCTGCCGCTGCCGGCCGGGTGA
- a CDS encoding hydrogenase small subunit, translated as MRNLSRREFLRLCGATGAALGLTHAIKPEILEAFAGPAGGQPPIVWLQGGSCSGCSVSLLNGVQPEIGKVLTEVISLQFHQTLMAAAGEPAMEILPAVKKQYAGQYYLVVEGSVSTGDKVMYSTLGERDGKPVSFAEWVKTMAAGAKAVIAVGTCATFGGIPAAGSNPAGSKAVSDVISGVPLINVPGCPIHPDRVLGTLVHAIKYGIPELDHLKRPTVFFGKCVHDLCGRRQMFDEGKFATRLSEPGCLYKLGCKGPMAYNDCPTRQYNNNTSWCVAANAPCIACVEPGFPDHTSPFFERMPEYGPAGTPSPQPRQGNIIGGDK; from the coding sequence ATGCGAAATTTAAGCCGTCGTGAATTCCTGCGCCTGTGCGGTGCGACCGGAGCCGCGCTTGGCCTGACCCACGCGATAAAGCCGGAAATCCTTGAAGCCTTCGCCGGCCCCGCCGGCGGCCAGCCGCCGATCGTCTGGCTCCAGGGCGGCTCGTGCAGCGGCTGTTCGGTGTCTCTGCTGAACGGCGTGCAGCCCGAAATAGGCAAGGTGCTCACCGAAGTCATCAGCCTCCAGTTCCACCAGACCCTCATGGCCGCCGCCGGCGAACCGGCCATGGAAATACTGCCGGCAGTCAAAAAACAGTATGCCGGCCAGTACTACCTGGTGGTCGAAGGCTCGGTATCCACCGGCGACAAAGTCATGTACTCCACCCTCGGCGAACGTGACGGCAAGCCCGTATCCTTCGCCGAGTGGGTCAAAACGATGGCCGCCGGCGCCAAAGCGGTCATAGCCGTAGGCACGTGCGCCACCTTCGGCGGCATCCCCGCCGCCGGCAGCAACCCCGCTGGCAGTAAGGCGGTCAGCGACGTAATCAGCGGCGTGCCGCTCATCAACGTCCCCGGCTGTCCCATTCACCCCGACCGGGTGCTGGGCACGCTGGTGCACGCCATCAAGTACGGCATACCCGAGCTCGATCACCTCAAGCGACCGACCGTCTTCTTCGGCAAATGCGTCCACGACCTCTGCGGGCGCCGCCAGATGTTCGACGAAGGCAAATTCGCCACCCGCCTGTCCGAGCCCGGCTGCCTCTACAAGCTCGGCTGCAAGGGCCCGATGGCCTACAACGACTGCCCCACCCGCCAATACAACAACAACACCAGCTGGTGCGTGGCCGCCAACGCCCCCTGCATCGCCTGCGTAGAGCCCGGCTTCCCCGACCATACCAGCCCCTTCTTCGAGCGCATGCCCGAATACGGCCCGGCTGGCACACCTTCGCCACAGCCCCGCCAGGGCAACATCATCGGGGGTGACAAATAA
- a CDS encoding phenylacetate--CoA ligase produces MFWNKPIETMNRPELAAVQTTRLRDTIDRVYRQVPFFRSRMQAAGLLPEDIASLEDLARLPFTTKQDMRDNYPYGLFAVPLAEIVRIHASSGTTGKPTVVGYTKRDIGIWSEVMARTLTAAGANRQSFIQVAYGYGLFTGGLGVHYGAELVGASVIPVSSGNTARQIMLMKDFGTTLLACTPSYALYIAETLGEMGLEPKDLSLRAGVFGAEPWSERMRKEIEERLAIKAIDIYGLSEIIGPGVASECECQDGLHINEDHFYPEIINPQTGETLPDGEKGELVLTTITKEGMPMIRYRTRDLTVLTHKPCACGRTLVRMGKVLGRSDDMLIIRGVNVFPSQVETVLLGLGETSPYYQLIVDREDNLDKLTVLVEVTESMFSDEVRRLETLEHKIEAALGSVLGVTAQVRLVGPKSIERSEGKAKRVIDNRKL; encoded by the coding sequence TTGTTCTGGAATAAACCGATAGAAACCATGAATCGCCCTGAGCTCGCCGCCGTGCAGACGACCAGACTGCGCGACACCATCGACAGAGTCTACCGCCAGGTGCCATTCTTCCGCAGCCGCATGCAGGCGGCCGGTCTGTTGCCCGAAGACATCGCCAGCCTCGAAGACCTTGCGCGGCTGCCGTTTACCACCAAGCAGGACATGCGCGACAACTACCCGTACGGCCTGTTCGCCGTGCCGCTCGCCGAAATCGTCCGCATCCACGCCTCCAGCGGCACCACCGGCAAACCGACTGTCGTCGGCTACACCAAGCGCGACATCGGCATCTGGTCGGAAGTCATGGCCCGCACGCTGACCGCGGCCGGCGCCAACCGCCAGTCCTTCATCCAGGTAGCCTACGGCTACGGCCTCTTCACCGGCGGCCTGGGCGTCCACTACGGCGCCGAGCTCGTCGGCGCATCGGTCATCCCCGTTTCCAGTGGCAACACCGCCCGCCAGATAATGCTCATGAAGGACTTCGGCACCACCCTGCTGGCCTGCACTCCCTCCTACGCCCTGTACATCGCCGAGACCCTCGGCGAGATGGGCCTCGAACCCAAAGATCTCTCCCTCCGCGCCGGCGTCTTCGGAGCCGAGCCGTGGTCGGAGCGGATGCGCAAAGAAATCGAAGAGCGGCTGGCCATCAAGGCCATCGACATCTACGGCCTCAGCGAGATCATCGGGCCGGGCGTCGCCAGCGAGTGCGAGTGCCAGGACGGCCTCCACATCAACGAAGACCACTTCTACCCCGAAATCATCAACCCCCAGACCGGCGAGACGCTGCCGGACGGGGAAAAGGGCGAACTGGTGCTGACCACCATCACCAAAGAAGGCATGCCCATGATCCGCTACCGCACCCGCGACCTGACCGTGCTGACCCACAAGCCGTGCGCCTGCGGCCGCACGCTCGTCCGCATGGGCAAGGTGCTGGGCCGCAGCGACGACATGCTCATCATCCGCGGCGTCAACGTCTTTCCCTCCCAGGTGGAAACGGTGCTCCTCGGCCTTGGCGAGACCTCGCCCTACTACCAGCTCATCGTCGACCGCGAAGACAATCTCGACAAACTCACCGTCCTCGTCGAGGTCACCGAGTCGATGTTCTCCGACGAGGTCCGCAGGCTGGAAACGCTCGAGCACAAAATCGAAGCCGCCCTGGGCAGCGTGCTCGGCGTGACCGCCCAGGTCCGGCTGGTGGGACCCAAGAGCATCGAGCGCAGCGAAGGCAAAGCCAAACGCGTAATCGACAACCGCAAACTGTAA
- a CDS encoding 4Fe-4S dicluster domain-containing protein, with protein MPRYAIIIDAKKCVGCYACQVACQMQNELGPENAFIRFEDRETGKYPNPKYVMVPLQCQHCQDAPCVPVCPTTASHKDKNGLTMIDKNKCMGCRRCVPACPYNARTYLKDEGVVQACNMCLSLVSKGEEPVCVATCLTKARYFGDLDNPQGEFAKQLAKAKQLRPDFGTKPTLLYII; from the coding sequence ATGCCGCGCTACGCCATAATCATCGACGCCAAGAAATGCGTCGGCTGCTACGCCTGCCAGGTCGCCTGCCAGATGCAGAACGAACTGGGGCCGGAAAACGCCTTTATCCGTTTCGAGGACCGGGAAACGGGCAAATATCCCAACCCCAAATACGTCATGGTCCCCCTGCAGTGTCAGCACTGCCAGGACGCCCCCTGCGTTCCCGTCTGCCCCACCACCGCCTCCCACAAAGACAAGAACGGCCTCACCATGATCGACAAAAACAAGTGCATGGGCTGCCGGCGGTGCGTGCCCGCCTGCCCCTACAACGCCCGCACCTATCTCAAGGACGAGGGCGTCGTCCAAGCCTGCAACATGTGCCTGTCGCTCGTCAGCAAGGGCGAGGAGCCGGTATGCGTGGCTACCTGTCTCACTAAAGCCCGCTACTTCGGCGACCTCGACAACCCCCAGGGCGAATTCGCCAAGCAGTTGGCCAAAGCCAAGCAGCTCAGGCCCGATTTCGGCACCAAGCCGACCCTGCTCTACATCATATAG
- a CDS encoding nickel-dependent hydrogenase large subunit — MRKIVIDPVTRLEGHLKVEVMADNGKVVAAEAAGTMYRGFETILAGRDPRDAVYITQRICGVCPVSHATAAAFALDDAFGVQVPANGRIIRNLILGGNYLQSHIIHFYNLSLPDYAQFPAIAPFTHHYTGDYRLNKETNERLVGNYFKALEIRRKCHEMVALFGGKMPHQVAIIAGGTSMTAQKEKIDAYRKLLAEIAQFVEKEYAEDTRLLANAYSDYFQVGKGPANFLSYGVFPLNDIGRDKLIGAGVHIGGKPADLDIGKITEDAAHSWYDKTADGSPAKTATNAQYGKAGAYSWVKAPRYGGEVCEVGPLARMWISGRYTSGVSAMDRIVARTLEAALITKALAKWLDELEPGAPCEAAVEIPYTASGVGLVEAPRGALGHWITIRNHRIERYQAVVPTTWNCSPRDAGGKAGALEQALIGLPVPDADNPLAVVRAVHSFDPCLACAVHVITPGKPVSEFKL; from the coding sequence ATGCGCAAAATCGTAATTGACCCCGTAACCCGCCTGGAGGGCCACCTCAAGGTTGAAGTTATGGCCGACAATGGCAAGGTCGTGGCCGCCGAAGCCGCCGGCACCATGTACCGCGGTTTCGAAACCATCCTCGCCGGCCGCGACCCGCGCGACGCCGTCTACATCACCCAGCGCATCTGCGGCGTCTGCCCCGTCAGCCACGCCACCGCCGCCGCCTTCGCCCTCGACGACGCCTTCGGCGTCCAGGTGCCGGCCAACGGCCGCATCATCAGAAACCTCATCCTGGGCGGCAACTACCTCCAGTCGCACATAATCCACTTCTACAACCTCTCCCTGCCCGACTACGCCCAGTTCCCGGCGATCGCCCCCTTCACCCACCATTACACCGGCGACTACCGCCTCAACAAAGAAACAAACGAGCGGCTCGTCGGCAACTACTTCAAGGCTCTGGAAATCCGCCGCAAATGCCACGAAATGGTCGCCCTGTTCGGCGGCAAAATGCCCCATCAGGTCGCCATCATCGCCGGCGGCACCTCCATGACCGCTCAGAAGGAAAAGATCGACGCCTATCGCAAACTGCTGGCCGAAATCGCCCAATTCGTAGAGAAGGAATACGCCGAAGACACCCGCCTCCTGGCCAACGCCTACAGCGACTACTTCCAGGTCGGCAAAGGCCCGGCCAACTTCCTCTCCTACGGCGTCTTCCCGCTCAACGACATCGGCCGCGACAAGCTCATCGGCGCAGGCGTCCACATCGGCGGCAAGCCGGCCGACCTCGACATCGGCAAGATCACCGAAGATGCCGCCCACTCCTGGTACGACAAAACCGCCGACGGCTCGCCCGCCAAGACGGCCACCAACGCCCAGTACGGCAAAGCAGGCGCGTACAGCTGGGTCAAAGCGCCGCGCTACGGCGGCGAAGTATGCGAAGTCGGCCCGCTGGCCCGCATGTGGATATCCGGCCGCTACACCTCCGGGGTATCCGCCATGGACCGCATCGTCGCCCGGACGCTCGAAGCCGCCCTCATCACCAAAGCGCTGGCCAAGTGGCTCGACGAACTCGAACCCGGAGCCCCGTGCGAAGCGGCCGTCGAGATCCCCTACACCGCGTCCGGCGTCGGCCTTGTCGAAGCCCCGCGGGGCGCCCTGGGCCACTGGATCACCATCAGGAACCACCGTATCGAGCGCTACCAGGCGGTGGTACCCACAACCTGGAATTGCTCGCCCCGCGACGCCGGCGGCAAGGCTGGCGCCCTCGAACAGGCCCTCATCGGGCTGCCGGTGCCTGATGCCGACAACCCCCTGGCCGTTGTCCGCGCCGTCCACTCCTTCGACCCCTGCCTCGCCTGCGCCGTCCACGTAATCACCCCCGGCAAGCCGGTCAGCGAATTCAAGCTGTAA
- a CDS encoding molybdopterin-dependent oxidoreductase, with protein MWANKFPRRTFLKATAATAAAVGAGDVFSFGEWMKQASAAPVTKIPSLCETCSAACGMWVHVKNGRIWKVTGQKDHGQSKGQLCARGHAGIAQAYHKDRITHPMKRVGENDFMPITWEQAYSEIAAKLKKVLKEHGPDKVFFSHNPRPTNAFYWPRLMAAVGSNTIQSHHSMCSTGRDVAYKWTTGGMANADLGKTKYIVFLGRNYVEGLSPSSAAGMAVAHGKGTTIIVVDPRHSNACLFATEWVPIRPGTDLALLLAVANVLIAENLYDKEFVDEWCVGFDEFKKGMKDYTPEWASAVTDIPADTIYAIARGLGKNRPTSCIEQGYKAPNGCNYANGTQMFRMVACVNALLGNYGQDGGMKFGNAPKLGSLDAKKYPAPPKPKAARCDGVGIKGEYPLCQPNQGIVHMMPQRALEGKAKAGFLYRINVARNAPQPELLTKGYKALDLFVVCDIKWSESAMCAHYVLPECSAAEREDLPAIVGATVTMRTAAIDVVHSETKPLPEIVTELAGHMGLEKYFNFTREEVAAAMVKPLGVTLEDLRAKGTVKVKAPAAKPLSFATGSKKVELYCKAFADHGHKPVPEWEPPFAKADKNSFVLIHGKQGFLSHTTSISDPYLLAVAKRGDLERLWINADRAKKMGIKDGDLVEVASPQATRKVRVKVTERVHPEAAYLPAGYGRFAPFLKTGVGYGINPNDFTPCRAEAISGHAMMMEVTVTIRKVGE; from the coding sequence ATGTGGGCCAACAAGTTCCCCAGACGGACCTTCCTCAAGGCCACGGCAGCGACAGCGGCCGCCGTGGGGGCGGGGGATGTCTTTTCTTTCGGCGAGTGGATGAAACAGGCCAGTGCCGCTCCGGTTACCAAGATTCCGTCCCTGTGCGAGACCTGTTCCGCGGCGTGCGGCATGTGGGTGCACGTCAAGAACGGCAGAATCTGGAAGGTGACCGGCCAGAAAGATCATGGCCAGAGCAAGGGGCAGCTGTGCGCCCGCGGCCATGCCGGCATCGCCCAGGCTTACCACAAGGACCGCATCACCCACCCCATGAAGCGCGTCGGTGAGAACGACTTCATGCCGATCACCTGGGAGCAGGCGTACAGCGAAATTGCCGCCAAGCTCAAGAAGGTGCTCAAAGAACATGGACCTGACAAGGTCTTTTTCTCCCATAACCCCCGGCCGACCAACGCGTTCTACTGGCCGCGGCTGATGGCGGCCGTCGGCTCGAACACCATCCAGTCCCACCACTCCATGTGCAGCACCGGCCGCGATGTCGCCTACAAGTGGACGACCGGCGGCATGGCGAACGCCGACCTCGGCAAAACCAAGTACATCGTCTTCCTCGGCCGCAACTACGTCGAGGGTCTTTCTCCCTCATCGGCGGCCGGCATGGCTGTAGCCCACGGGAAGGGCACCACCATAATCGTCGTCGATCCCCGCCACAGTAACGCCTGCCTGTTCGCCACCGAGTGGGTGCCGATCAGGCCCGGCACCGACCTCGCCCTTCTGCTGGCCGTGGCCAACGTCCTCATCGCCGAGAACCTTTACGACAAAGAGTTCGTCGACGAATGGTGCGTCGGCTTCGACGAGTTCAAGAAAGGCATGAAGGACTACACCCCGGAGTGGGCGTCCGCCGTCACCGATATCCCCGCGGACACCATCTACGCCATCGCCCGCGGCTTGGGCAAAAACAGGCCGACCAGTTGCATCGAGCAGGGCTACAAAGCCCCCAACGGCTGCAACTACGCCAACGGCACCCAGATGTTCCGCATGGTCGCCTGCGTCAACGCCCTCCTCGGCAACTACGGCCAGGACGGCGGCATGAAATTCGGCAACGCGCCCAAACTGGGCTCGCTCGACGCCAAGAAATACCCGGCCCCGCCCAAACCCAAGGCCGCCCGCTGCGACGGCGTCGGCATCAAGGGCGAATACCCCCTCTGCCAGCCCAACCAGGGCATCGTCCACATGATGCCCCAGCGCGCGCTCGAAGGCAAAGCCAAGGCCGGCTTCCTCTACCGCATCAACGTCGCCCGCAACGCCCCGCAGCCCGAACTGCTCACCAAAGGCTACAAAGCTCTCGATCTCTTTGTCGTCTGCGACATCAAGTGGTCCGAGTCGGCCATGTGCGCCCATTACGTACTGCCGGAGTGCAGCGCCGCCGAGCGCGAGGACCTGCCGGCCATCGTCGGCGCCACCGTCACCATGCGCACCGCCGCCATCGATGTCGTCCACTCCGAGACCAAGCCGCTGCCCGAGATCGTCACCGAACTCGCCGGCCACATGGGATTGGAGAAATACTTCAACTTCACCCGCGAAGAAGTGGCCGCCGCTATGGTCAAGCCACTCGGCGTAACCCTGGAGGACCTCAGGGCCAAAGGCACCGTCAAGGTCAAAGCCCCGGCTGCCAAACCGCTCAGTTTTGCCACCGGATCGAAGAAGGTCGAACTCTACTGCAAGGCCTTCGCCGACCACGGCCACAAACCGGTGCCCGAGTGGGAGCCGCCCTTCGCCAAGGCCGACAAGAACAGCTTCGTCCTCATCCACGGCAAGCAGGGCTTCCTGTCTCATACCACCAGCATCAGCGACCCCTATCTCCTCGCCGTCGCCAAGCGGGGCGATCTTGAGAGGCTGTGGATCAACGCCGACCGGGCCAAAAAGATGGGCATCAAAGACGGCGACCTTGTCGAAGTCGCCTCGCCGCAGGCCACTCGGAAGGTGCGGGTCAAAGTCACCGAACGCGTCCACCCAGAGGCCGCCTACCTTCCCGCCGGTTACGGCCGCTTCGCCCCTTTCCTCAAGACGGGCGTCGGCTACGGCATCAACCCCAACGACTTTACTCCCTGCCGGGCGGAGGCCATTTCGGGACACGCCATGATGATGGAAGTCACCGTCACCATCAGAAAGGTGGGTGAATAA